A window of Cellulomonas sp. SLBN-39 genomic DNA:
CGACGGGCATGCCAAGAACTACGCCCTGCTGCTGGCGGGGCCGCAGGTCGCGTTCGCACCCCTGTACGACGTCGCGTCCGTGCTTCCGTACGAGGACGCGACCCTGCGCAAGGTCCGCCTGGCGATGCGGTACGGCAAGGACTACTCGTTGCTGAGCCGGAGCCCGACGATGTGGCCCAAGGTCGCGGCGGAGTTCTCCCTGACCGTCGACGAGGTGCGCGACCGAGCCGCGAGCCTCATGGATCGTGTACCCGGCGCGTTCGCCGCTGCGGCCGACGACGACGACGTCCGTGCCCTCGGCAGCGACCTCCCGGAACGCCTGACCGAGCTCGTCACCCGTCGCATCCAGCGGTGCCGGCAGTCGCTCTGACGGCGGGCGACCGCAGCACGGTCCCAGTTCGGACTCGGATCGGTCGGGGTGCGGTCCGTCCCGGTCAGGCCAGCCAGGCCGCACGGGCGGCGTCCGGCGTCGGGAGGTGGATCGAGGCGAGGACCAGGCCTGGTGCGAGGGGTTGCCACCAGTGTGCGGGTGCAGGCACGTGGACGACGGTGCCGTGCAACGACGACGGGTCGACCCCGCGCTCGGCGGAGACCTGGGCCACGACGTCGGACAGGGCACCCAGATGCCGGGAACGTGCGGCGAAGGCGTCCTCGTGCGCCGCGGCGAGGTCGGAGCGGTCCACGGCCCGCGCGGCGTCCTGCAGCTCCGGGGTGCCGGCGAGGGCCGCGAACCCGTCGAGCGGCTGCCCGACGTGCCGGCGGCGTGCCTCGCGGGCGGTCGCCCACGCCATCATGGCGGCGGGGTCGTCGGGGGCGGGGTCGGCGTGGTCCTCGACGACGAGCCGGAGCAGGTCGCGCCACCAGTGCAGCCACGCGGCGGCCAGGCCGTCGGAGGGCCGCGGTGGTGCGGGCGTGGTGACCGGGGGAGGGACGTCCTCGGCGGTGACGACCAGGCCGAGGGTGTCGCGCACGAGCAGGGCGGTCGTCAGGAGCGGGTCGTCGCCCTGGCTCAGGCTCCATGACCGGTGTGCGGCAGCGTGCACGGTGACCTCACGGGGTGTGCGGGTGGCGCTCCCCGGTCACGCTACCGGTGCCGCCTCCTCGCCGGACGGGCGCGCCACGCCGAGCCGGGCAGCCAGCCAGTCCTCGGCGCGGGTGCGGTACTCGCGGGAGACCGGGGCGTCGGCGGCGAGCGACTCCAGCGCGTGCGGGCCGCCGGGCACGACGTCGAGGACGCAGGGCACCCCCGCGTCCGACAGGCGGCGCGCGTAGTCGGCGTCCTCGGCGTGGAAGAGGTCGACGTCGCCCACGCCCACCCAGGCGGGCGGCAGGCCCGACAGGTCGGTGCGCCGCGCGGGCGCCGCGTACGCCGGCACGTCGTCCCCGCCGGGTGCGTCGCCGAGGTACGCGGACCACCCCGCCCGGTTGGACGCGTTGTTCCACACGTAGTGGCGCACCGCGTCGTGCGAGCGGTCCGCGGCGGTGCGGTCGTCGAGCATCGGGCAGAACAGCCACTGCGCCGCCGGCTGCGGACCGCCCTCGTCGTGCACGCGCAGCACCAGCCCCGCGGCCAGGCCGCCGCCGGCGCTCTGCCCGCCCACGGCGACGCGCGCCGGGTCGACGCCGATCTCGTCCGCGTGCTCCAGCACCCACGTCCACGCCGCGTGGACGTCGTCGAGCGGCGCCGGGTACGGGTGCCCGGGTGCGAGGCGGTACTCCGCCGAGACGACCACGAGGTCGAGGTCGCGCGCCAGCGCCACGCACCGCGCGTGGTCCTGCGCGGCGCTGCCCACCACCATGCCGCCGCCGTGCACCCACAGCACGGCCGCGCGCGGGCGCGCTCCCGCCGGGGTGAACACGTGCACGCCCGCGCCCCGCCCGTCGGCGAGGTCGACGTACCGGTGCCCCACGCCCTGCAGCACGCGTGGCGGGCGTCGGCTGGAGCCCCCGGCCTGCATGAGCGCCAGCGTCCACCGCCGCCGCACCGGCGGGTTCGGCACCAGGCGGAACGTGCGCCGCAGCTGCGGGTGCAGGTCGGTGGCCCGCAGGCGCTGCGCGCGCGGGGGCTGCTCGGAACCGGTCACGGGGTCACCTCGGGTGCCGTCGGGGGAGGAGGGGTCCAGCCCTGCGCGTGCCGCAGCGCGATGCCGTCGAGCACCAGGTCCAGCGCGAACTCGAACTCGGCCTGGTCGTCGCAGCCCGGGCCCACCACGGTCGCGCCGTCGTGGCGGGCGGGGGCCGCGATCGCCGCGACGTTCGGGAACCGCTCCATCACCGCCCGCAGCATCTCCGGGTCCGGGGGAGCCGCCGGCGCGGGGGCGACGAACAGCTCCTGCGTGAACCCCCACACCCGGCTGCCGAGCGCGTGCATCACGTGGTGCGTCAGCTCGTCCGAGAACCCGTCACGACGCAGCACCGCGATCGTCGCGTCCAGGTACTCGAGCACCGCGGGGGTCTGCGTGGTCCGGGTCTCCAGCACCCGCCGCGCCCACGGGTGCCGCAGCAGCGCGCCGCGGGCCGACAGGGTGCGCGCGCGCAGCGCCGCCCGCCAGCCCGCGTCCGGGTCCGGGGCGTCGATCTCGGCGATCACGTGCTCGACCATGCCGTCGAGCAGCGCGTCCTTGTGCGCGACGTGCTTGTACAGCGCCATCGGCACCACGCCGAGGTGGTCCGCGAGGCGCCGCATGCTCAGCGCGTCCACGCCCTCGGCGTCGGCCAGGGCGACCGCGGCGGCGAGCACGCGCTCGCGGTTCAGACGCTCGCGGCGCGGCGACGTGCCGGGTGCTCCCACGGTCACGACCTCCGTCCCCGCCCTTGACTGGCGTACGCCGTACACCCTACGGTCCCGTGACGAAGGTGTACGCCGTACACCTCGCGATGAGGGAGCCACCATGACCCCCGACCGACGCACCGCCGCGCTCGCGGGCGCGCTCTACCTGCTGACGTTCGTCTCCTCGATCCCCGCCCTCGCGCTGCTCGCGCCCGTGCTCGTCGGCGGTGACTACCTCACCGGCCCCGACGCCGACGCGCGCGTCGTCACCGGCGCCCTGCTCGACGCGGTCAACGCGGCCGCGTGCATCGGCACCGCCGTCGTCCTGCTGCCCGTGCTGCGCCGCACCACCGAGGTGCGCGCGGTCGGGTTCGTCACGTCGCGGGTGATGGAGGCCGCGATCATCCTCGTCGGGGTGCTC
This region includes:
- a CDS encoding alpha/beta hydrolase; translated protein: MTGSEQPPRAQRLRATDLHPQLRRTFRLVPNPPVRRRWTLALMQAGGSSRRPPRVLQGVGHRYVDLADGRGAGVHVFTPAGARPRAAVLWVHGGGMVVGSAAQDHARCVALARDLDLVVVSAEYRLAPGHPYPAPLDDVHAAWTWVLEHADEIGVDPARVAVGGQSAGGGLAAGLVLRVHDEGGPQPAAQWLFCPMLDDRTAADRSHDAVRHYVWNNASNRAGWSAYLGDAPGGDDVPAYAAPARRTDLSGLPPAWVGVGDVDLFHAEDADYARRLSDAGVPCVLDVVPGGPHALESLAADAPVSREYRTRAEDWLAARLGVARPSGEEAAPVA
- a CDS encoding TetR/AcrR family transcriptional regulator C-terminal domain-containing protein yields the protein MGAPGTSPRRERLNRERVLAAAVALADAEGVDALSMRRLADHLGVVPMALYKHVAHKDALLDGMVEHVIAEIDAPDPDAGWRAALRARTLSARGALLRHPWARRVLETRTTQTPAVLEYLDATIAVLRRDGFSDELTHHVMHALGSRVWGFTQELFVAPAPAAPPDPEMLRAVMERFPNVAAIAAPARHDGATVVGPGCDDQAEFEFALDLVLDGIALRHAQGWTPPPPTAPEVTP